The Struthio camelus isolate bStrCam1 chromosome 5, bStrCam1.hap1, whole genome shotgun sequence genome has a segment encoding these proteins:
- the ZBTB42 gene encoding zinc finger and BTB domain-containing protein 42, which produces MEFPDHSRQLLQCLSQQRHQGFLCDCTVLVGEAQFRAHRAVLASCSMYFHLFYRDQLDKRDIVHLNSDIVTAPAFSLLLEFMYEGKLEFNSLPVEDVLAAASYLHMYDIVKVCKGKLKDKELCPEEKMSDEVATLEKAEHFLDVGVPLVREFDPGNKQKFGVAEYDRAAGKEKVSSHPAWSSDHLSVSSVPTEAESCAAAAGKTKANVNSSAGPLSQRSVNHSLAPSDVDCALDLSFKPVPGRDSLHPSYVFGQLASDSQQQGTEPLVKDEQDLLSDQEDGEARSPESQHFGNSARSLVTGLGHMFAGNGSSHAREEDLDQERDESEDDMDSSDISSSGVLVPPGHICICPLCSKVFPSPHILQLHLSSHFRDKDGSRTRLSPDGSVPTCTLCGKTFSCMYTLKRHERTHSGEKPYTCGQCGKSFQYSHNLSRHAVVHTREKPHGCKWCERRFTQSGDLYRHIRKFHCGLVKSLVV; this is translated from the coding sequence ATGGAGTTTCCAGACCATAGCCGCCAGTTGCTGCAGTGTCTGAGTCAGCAGCGTCACCAGGGCTTCCTGTGTGACTGTACTGTTTTAGTTGGAGAAGCTCAATTCAGAGCTCACAGAGCCGTTCTTGCCTCTTGCAGTATGTACTTCCATCTTTTCTACAGGGACCAGTTAGACAAAAGGGATATTGTGCATCTGAACAGTGACATTGTCACAGCCCCTGCCTTCAGCCTGCTGCTCGAATTCATGTACGAGGGAAAGCTGGAATTCAACAGCCTCCCGGTCGAAGATGTGCTGGCTGCGGCGAGCTACCTTCACATGTATGACATTGTGAAAGTCTGCAAGGGCAAGTTGAAAGATAAAGAATTATGTCCGGAGGAGAAGATGAGCGATGAGGTGGctactttggagaaagcagagCATTTCCTAGACGTGGGGGTGCCCCTGGTCCGCGAGTTCGACCcgggaaacaaacagaaattcgGCGTCGCAGAATACGACAGAGCGGCAGGCAAAGAAAAGGTCAGCAGTCACCCCGCCTGGTCCTCCGATCATCTAAGTGTCAGCTCTGTGCCGACAGAGGCAGAATCGTGCGCCGcagcagctggaaaaacaaaGGCTAATGTCAATAGTTCTGCAGGACCTTTGTCCCAAAGGTCTGTTAACCATAGCCTGGCTCCGAGCGATGTGGACTGTGCTCTGGATTTGTCTTTCAAGCCTGTGCCTGGGAGAGATTCCTTACACCCCTCCTATGTCTTTGGACAGCTGGCTTCCGACAGCCAGCAGCAGGGTACCgagccacttgttaaagatgaaCAAGACTTGCTGTCAGATCAGGAGGACGGCGAAGCCAGGAGTCCGGAGAGTCAGCATTTTGGGAATTCAGCCAGAAGCTTAGTGACAGGGTTAGGACACATGTTCGCGGGGAATGGCAGTTCTCATGCGCGGGAGGAGGATCTAGATCAAGAGCGAGACGAGAGCGAGGACGACATGGATTCGTCGGACATCTCCTCCTCAGGTGTGCTCGTGCCGCCGGGGCATATCTGCATTTGCCCCCTCTGTAGCAAAGTGTTTCCGAGCCCGCACATCCTGCAGCTGCACCTGAGCTCCCACTTCCGAGATAAGGACGGCTCACGGACCAGGCTGTCGCCGGACGGGTCGGTGCCCACTTGCACGCTCTGCGGAAAGACATTTTCCTGCATGTATACCTTAAAGAGACACGAAAGGACCCACTCGGGCGAGAAGCCCTATACGTGCGGCCAGTGCGGAAAGAGCTTCCAGTATTCCCACAATCTGAGCCGTCACGCGGTCGTGCACACCAGGGAGAAGCCCCATGGGTGCAAGTGGTGTGAGAGACGGTTTACGCAGTCGGGGGATTTGTACAGACATATCCGCAAATTTCATTGTGGCCTTGTAAAGTCCTTGGTTGTCTGA